A stretch of the Coprobacillus cateniformis genome encodes the following:
- a CDS encoding DUF1540 domain-containing protein, protein MAKDVKCTVESCKYNCDGCCDASCIMVDNCHCQHAKDVAETACDTFELK, encoded by the coding sequence ATGGCTAAAGATGTAAAATGTACTGTAGAAAGTTGTAAATATAATTGTGATGGGTGTTGTGATGCAAGTTGTATTATGGTTGATAATTGTCATTGTCAACATGCAAAAGATGTTGCTGAAACAGCTTGTGACACATTTGAATTAAAATAG
- a CDS encoding pseudouridine synthase produces MRLDKLLAHSGFGTRKEVKDFIKKGIVTVNGEIAEKDKMQVDPQTDEVCVNGEVITYEEFVYYMLNKPAGYVSATEDNLYPTVVDLIDDYYRDDLFPVGRLDVDTEGLLLISNDGVLAHQLLSPKKHCPKVYYAKINGIVTNQDVEAFFNGITIDDYQCQSAELKILSTSATTSEIEVTIYEGKFHQVKKMFIAVGKEVTYLKRIRMKDLCLDNSLQLGEYRHLTDEELDRLKV; encoded by the coding sequence ATGAGATTAGATAAGTTATTAGCCCATAGTGGTTTTGGAACAAGAAAAGAAGTTAAGGACTTTATCAAAAAAGGAATTGTCACAGTTAATGGAGAGATTGCTGAAAAAGATAAAATGCAAGTTGACCCACAAACTGATGAAGTCTGTGTCAATGGCGAAGTCATTACATATGAGGAATTTGTTTACTATATGCTCAATAAGCCTGCTGGCTATGTAAGTGCAACAGAAGACAATCTTTACCCAACTGTTGTTGATTTAATTGATGATTATTATCGAGATGATTTATTTCCAGTAGGAAGGTTAGATGTTGATACGGAGGGATTATTGTTGATAAGCAATGATGGTGTGTTGGCACATCAGTTATTATCACCGAAAAAACATTGTCCAAAAGTTTATTATGCAAAAATTAATGGAATTGTTACAAATCAGGATGTAGAAGCTTTTTTTAATGGAATAACTATAGATGACTATCAATGTCAAAGTGCTGAATTAAAGATTCTTAGTACAAGTGCTACAACAAGTGAAATTGAAGTCACTATCTATGAAGGGAAATTTCATCAGGTGAAAAAAATGTTTATAGCAGTAGGAAAAGAAGTGACATATTTAAAGAGAATTCGAATGAAAGATCTGTGTTTAGACAATTCTTTACAGCTCGGAGAATATCGTCATTTAACTGATGAAGAATTAGATAGATTAAAGGTATAA